TGCATCTATGTGCTAAGATGCAAACGGGCAGTTTCTGTTTAAATCGTAGCTGTTTTTGCTTCATCTACATTTTTGCAAATCTGTATGACCAGGTTATTTACAGCAATCACTGTTTCAGCAGGTTTGGGACTCTTGTGTGTTTATTGGCACATCAGAGGCTAATTGAACTGTAAAAAACTCTTTgtgctttgtttgtgctgatgtctctttgaagtggaaaaaaaaatctctcagtAAGTATACGTGTAATTGAGTGTTCAGGGGAGCTGAGGTGAAAAAACGGTTGTGTAGGTTTATCTTTCACCCAACACACTGGTCATGCACAAGTCTTTAATATTGCCTCAAGAGACGTTAGACTCGATAACAAAGTGATGCATCCCAACAAACAATCATTgactcactgtttttttttttttaaaggcattgtAACAGCAGTGCAGATGGTTTGGCTGAACAGGTTTTATTAGTTAAATGTTTATTGACTCATACTGTTTTGGTATCTCAGGTGAGGGAAGGATGGACATCAAGCACATTATCTACGTCACTCTATACAACATAACTTCAGTGACAGGCTGCCTTAAATTTGACTGTTTAAGCGAACTGGGTTTCAATTGTCATGTGAAGTGGAGCCAAAGATCCATCTCTGAGTAAGTCATCTTTAATATGGTACATTAATGAGCACTGAAATTTGAAGTTTGTTGCTTGTTATCCATTATCATCAATGacaatgtaataattatttaaaatattttcataataatacgATATCATTTATATCACTGcattttattgaatatataaatctGTTTCATTGTTTTCAGTTCTGTGTTTTCTCTAATATCCTACATCACTGAAAGTTGTCTAGAGATGTTTCTCTCTAATTTCATTTTGAGGAATTCATAacaatcaaatgtaatttttctaaTGAATTGTCATGCTATTTTATTAAGTAACTAGCTTGATGTTATCTATCATATAAAAAGATCATCTTTTTCTAAAACGTTTTTAGAAATTCACTACATTAACACAATGTTCTGTCTTGTATCATTTCTCTAGGTTCATTGCTTACTGTAAATCAGATCCAGTATGTCTTACGTATCAGACAGCTCAAGTCTCAACAAAGCCCTGCGGCAGCAGTACCTCAATCTGCCCCAGGGACACTTCTGTCAGGTCACTTATGTCTGGATCGATGGCTCTGGAGAGGGTCTGCGAAACAAGACTCGAACCATGGATTCAGAGCCAAAGAGCATTGCTGGTAGAGAAGCGTTAACTGgtttcatttttctttattttaaatgttttatttgttcttatttagttttgctgttgttgttctttGACAGACCTACCAGAATGGAATTTTGATGGTTCCAGCACAGGTCAGTCTACAGGACACAACAGTGACATGCTACTGATTCCGGTCTGCATGTTTAAGGACCCCTTCCTCTTGGACCCGAACAAACTGGTGCTGTGTGAGGTGCTGAAGCACACCCGAGAACCTGCAGGTAAACATTTACCACTATAAAAATGATATTAGATCAGttaaataatgctgaaaaaaaaaaacattattcatccattccaaattccaaaaaaacaacaactttaaaatcatgaaatattatgtattatatgtttttttaaagtcaaaGAATCAAGTATAGCTGGTGAGTCCCATCCGCCTTCTTCCCAGCATACACTGGGGCATAAATAATGTTAATCTTTTGCTAGTTTTATGTACAGTCACACATGTATAACATGTATAACAAGTTGATTAAAAAATAGATACTTTAAAAAGCCATTAAAACTACAACCTTCTTTAGTTAAAGTTCTACAAACACCACATTTTGTAGTTAAAATATGCAGAGATTTATTTGAGTTATAAAATTCCTCACAGTGATCATACAAACTTGTGTAGAACTAacaaacatttctttttcttttagaatCGAACCACCGTAACCACTGTAACAAGGTCATGGAAAAGGTCAAAGACCTTCACCCCTGGTTCGGCATGGAGCAGGAATATACTCTCCTAGGAATGGATGGACACCCTTATGGCTGGCCCAGACTGGGATACCCCAAACCACAAGGTTAAATCTTGTGTCATTTCTTGTGTTCCATAAGGATTCAAATTTTTATATTGATATTccatttttatgtatgtatgtatttatgtataaaattgcAGTTTTTGTTCTGAATTCTGTGTCTATTTTCTGTCAGGTCCGTATTACTGCAGTGTCGGTGCCGACCGAGCTTTTGGCAGAGACATCGTGGAGTGTCATTATAAAGCCTGTCTGTATGCTGGCATTAAAATCAGTGGCACTAACGCAGAAGTCATGCCCTCTCAGGTAACAACGGTTACACTGTAGTTATTAGACATCATGTTCTGTATAGCCAGTCTGGACAGTTTGCTCTGTCTGCAGTGGGAGTTCCAGGTGGGTCCGTGTGAAGGAATTGAGATGGGAGATCAGCTGTGGATGGCACGGTTCCTGCTCCACAGGGTGTGTGAAGACTTTGGAGTCGTGGCCACCCTGGATCCAAAACCCATGACAGGAAACTGGAACGGAACTGGTTGCCACATTAATGTGAGCACAGTGCAGATGAGAGAACAAGGAGGAATTGAGTATGTACTAAGTTATGCACACACTCATAAATCATAAGACCAActaaaacatcaaacaaacagaGAGTGTTAAagtccattcacaccaagaatacCTATATTAGCATCCAGACCCACGCATGATAACATTCTGTTTATCTGTCGCTCTTAATGCTCAAGCTTTTTAAAGCAGTATGGATTCTGATATCATCCATCAGATGGAAATAAATCCTACGTgtagtgattccaatgatattgttCCTCTCTGTCTTATCATTACAGTTGTGGTGTGAACTTCCATTATTGTTATAGTCGTCCTTGGTGTGAACCGTGTCTGGTCATGTTATCTGATCTCCGTGATTCTTTTCTCTGCATCAGGCACATTGAGAAAGCCATCGAGAAACTGAGGAAGCGTCATGCAGAGCATATTCAGGCCTACGACCCACACGGTGGAGAAGATAACAAACGTCGCCTCACGGGTTGCCACGAGACCTCCAGCATCAATGATTTCTCAGCAGGCGTCGCTAACCGTGGGGCCAGCATCCGTATCCCGCGCCAGGTGGGTCAGGATAAATGTGGTTACTTTGAGGACCGTCGTCCGGCCGCCAACTGTGACCCATATGCCGTGACCTGCATAATGGCCGTCACATCCATGCTGGAAGAGGAGAAAAATACCCATGAACTTAAATAACACACTTTTGGTAACTAATAATTGTATAGAATATTATATAGAGGGCACTTTAACCTGttatatttgttaattttgtttgtAAATCATAATCTATACATATTAAACTCTTCTTAAAGGATTGTTTTATGACACATGATTTGCAGACAAGTTTGATATGTCATATTGAATgatcatatacatacatacactcactggccactttattaggtacaccttgctacaACCGCTACtaccccttttgccttcagaactgccttaattcttcgtggTATAGATTCAAaaagagattttggtccatattgacatgatagcatcacacagttgctacagatttgtcggctgcacatccatgatgtgaatctcccgttccaccacatcccaaaggtgctctattggattgagatctggtgactgtggaggccgtttgagtacagtgaactcattgtcatgttcaagagaccagtctgagatgatttgagctttgtgacatggtgcattatcctgctggaagtagccatcagaagatgggtacactgtggtcataaagggatggacatggtcagcaacaatactcatgtaggctgtggcatttaaacaatgctcagttgGTTGGTACTAagatctagatgcctaaatgcattgagttgctgccatgtgattgttTGATTAGCAGTTTGTGTTACCAaacaattgaacaggtgtacctaataaagtggccagtgagtgtgtatatatacacagtgtaTATGATGTGAATGATAATCATAGTTCAACCATGATTCAAACTGAGGACACCTTCACATGCAGTATTTACagataaacacattttgtttggaTTTAAAACAGTGGAGTCTTTTAATATTTGATTAGGTGTTTTTGcagtattaatatatacatttgcaaacatatactgtacatatatgtacCCTGAGGAGCCAAAACATTATGACCAGTCACAGCTGAAGCGAATCTCCTAACAAGGCCACATATTAAGATTAGGGTAGATTATATGGTAAACATACAACCTGTTCTTGAAATCAACATGTTGGATGCAGAGGAAATGGGCAAGAATAAAGATCTGAGTGACTTTGACAAGGGCCAAATTGTTATGGGATCAGCATTTGTATCCCCTATCGGGTGGCTGAAAACAAATATGGTTACTTTGAGGACCGCCGTCCTGCCGCCAACTGTGACCCATATGTCATGACCTGCACAATGGCCTGCACATGCATGCTTGAGGAGGAGGAAGAATTGAAATAATGCAATTCTGCAAACAAATGTGGTTGTTGAGAAGAATATAAGAATGAATACTAATTTATTATGACATACTTatcatatttgtttaaatgtaagAAAATTGCATCATAAACCAATGTGTATGATTTTAATATCACAACACATAGCTACTATTTGTAACATCAAGAAGCatgacagtttatttatttatttacatgtaaaatTAAGTTGCTGGAAACGAATGACAACGAAAGTCTCGCACATTTAAGGAATCCGTGTTATATGTACACAAGTGTCAAAAATTGGTATGATTGCTGTTCTTTTGGATGTCCATAAGGGGGCGTAACAGGCAAGTGATTGGCACACACTAATGTTTGTAATAACGTATCTGTTACAAAGGTTATTTTTTAAACTCATATATTTTCATACCTTGATTTTATTAATCATTACTTTTAGTCTTAAGAATCTGAAAGAAGATGTTAATACTGCTTGTTGCTAATGTTGGTTGCAACCACTGACTTTCTGCTACTTTCACACAagtgtattaaaacaaaaacgtGAAGACATAGTTCTTATAAATCTTGAGTCATGTTtatataaaattgttattttgttcTATTACATCCGAATTAAATCGGGACTACACAAAAGAAGACCTCTCTGAATAAAAAGCTGATGTCAAAAGGCACATGAGATGGCTTTAAATTGGCTTCTATTTTCAGCAGATGACTGATGTGTGGAGGGCAGGAGTGTGTTCAGTCCCCATCATGAGGTGCATTTATTATTCCCAGAACAATGGCAGAAGGGATGTCTGTTCAGTTTTATCAATGCTCGTGTCGCCAGACAGATTTAGGTATGGATTTTTGCTTAATTTCCTGGTTGGTTATGGAGAAAGGTCAGCGTGGTGCTCCTTGCACATTTACATCACAGCCTTCTGACGTAACAtacttttttatgttagttattcaaacatacacaaactcaATGTTGTTCATACAGAATATATCTTGAATACACCTCAGCTATAAGCAACatgttttcaaattcaaatttttttatttttgaggtgCAACAGTCaagaaagtaataataataataaaaaaaaacgtttaaattGGCATAgtcataattgtattatttataaatattatagccTTAATATAAAATACGTCTTTTGAAGCAGTTGtgcatatttattgtatataaatataatttatatacatatatatgtcaaTGTAATGCAATTTTAATAGCTTACTAGCAAATCAAAATgatatgttaataaaaataaaataaaaataaaaatgtttaaataattataaatataatatcgtTACTGTAGGTCATGTATTGGATGTGCATGAGAATCTTTCAAGAATGATTGCAGTTTTAAGAATGAACGTCCTTGCATTAATTCTTGTAAGTTTATCAGCattcaaatgaaatattaaatccACTATGTCATCAATACTATTATTTGGATCATAAAGAGCAGGGGAGTCTGACTATCCCGATGACGTCAGCGCTCGTGGATGAGGATGGGCGGAGATGAGAGCCGCAGGTGGGACGTAAAACTGGACGCTTTTAGCTGTTAGTTTTACTGTCGAGCTCATTTTCCTTGAGCGCTTGAGTGGTGCTTCTGAACGACATGGGGAAGCTTCAGGAATTCGAGATTACTTTAACTAATAACAAAGTGGTCTACAACCCCGGGGAGTCCATATCAGGAACTGTGAGAATTAAAACAAGCCACTCCTTACAGTTTAAAGGTAAGCGACGCTGTGTATCTTACATATGCTTACAAtaggaaaaaataatttgaagGGACAGCACAGCTGGTAAGCTTTGGGGTTTCCCCGTTCTAGTAAAATTAGGGTGcttaaataatgcatttcaacATGGACGTGTTGCGTGTTTGCATGTTGATATTCAGCATCCGTTGCTCCTCCAtttcatatacagtacagtactggttcgtatatatgtattatttatgtgaAATGGGAGCTGTGATAGGCAGACATAAACGTCTACGCTCTTGCCTTCATGAACGTCAGTGAACATCCTGTTTCTCGTGTGCTGCTGCTGGTTTCTGTTCGATTGCACAATCACACCCGAGCTGCTCCTGGACCGTTGAAACACATTGTATGTCGTGTGCGTTCCAACAAGTGTGTTTTGATGTTTGTCATCACTTGATTTCCATCTTTAAACGTCCACAAATGAGTGTACCTGCAGAACCGACAAACGAAAGGATCCTAGCGTTCATTCAAAACAAAAACGGCTAAACGCAACGCGTATTAAAACGCGACGCGCTTATGATGACCAGCTGAACGCATCTGTTCTCTTAACCAAAAACGAAAGAACGCTTGAACGACCGCTAATTATCGCAAACATGTTTTTAAGAAGTTAACTGAATTTTGTCAGTGGTTTGGTCATATGAATGTCACGCATATAAAAAGATGCTGACCTTTTTAAAGTCGTCCGAAATGTGCGATGGATTCCAAGAAATTCAGCGACTCCAGTTACATTTCTGAAGCAGGACAGTGGCACCCCTAAACAATAAGTTTACCGTCAGATATcccttaaattaaatgttttgttacatGTAAATCTATAATTACAACAGTatgctaaataataatagtagCCTATTCATGTTTTGCTACCCTCAAGCGGCCCACACAACTAATGTTCTACTGTTTGCAAGCATTCACTCTGACTGATTTATAACCTAACTTTTGTTGTTACCTAAATGAAAATGAGGTTTAAGcattatgtaataaataatgtataagtGTATAAAATCCACATATGCATCTAGACATACCTCGCCCCCtcccaaaacctttttttttttttactctagggGCTTTACCAACCTAACAAGGGGGTAATGACCCAGTTCCCTTaagtttataaaaaaagtaaaagaaaagttataatTGTTAGAAAATAAACACCTCCTGCAACCCACTCCCCACTAGCCACAATTTTGCATATTGCTGGTCTTTGGGGAAAGAGATAAGAAAGTAGGTTAGACACACTGTGTGAATGTTTAGCTACAAAGA
This genomic stretch from Carassius gibelio isolate Cgi1373 ecotype wild population from Czech Republic chromosome B21, carGib1.2-hapl.c, whole genome shotgun sequence harbors:
- the LOC127986183 gene encoding glutamine synthetase-like translates to MSYVSDSSSLNKALRQQYLNLPQGHFCQVTYVWIDGSGEGLRNKTRTMDSEPKSIADLPEWNFDGSSTGQSTGHNSDMLLIPVCMFKDPFLLDPNKLVLCEVLKHTREPAESNHRNHCNKVMEKVKDLHPWFGMEQEYTLLGMDGHPYGWPRLGYPKPQGPYYCSVGADRAFGRDIVECHYKACLYAGIKISGTNAEVMPSQWEFQVGPCEGIEMGDQLWMARFLLHRVCEDFGVVATLDPKPMTGNWNGTGCHINVSTVQMREQGGIEHIEKAIEKLRKRHAEHIQAYDPHGGEDNKRRLTGCHETSSINDFSAGVANRGASIRIPRQVGQDKCGYFEDRRPAANCDPYAVTCIMAVTSMLEEEKNTHELK